One region of Desulfobacterales bacterium genomic DNA includes:
- a CDS encoding ABC transporter ATP-binding protein, translated as MLDLKNVTRWFGGLPALQDVSFRVEPGRVTALIGPNGAGKSTLINCISGVDNCQTGTILLEHHSIEKLPAHQIAAFGVARTFQNLKLFSRLSVLDNVLTGLTVAAEKSFIRSMLRLPSLRHQERSLRLAAFEVLDTFGLGTKADWPAAALSYGEKKRVELARAFAGDPRIVLLDEPVAGLNTEETAQIARHIRQQRAAGHTMLLVEHDMELVMEVADKVVVLDSGRCIARGTPAQVRSNPLVLEAYLGRMEAVA; from the coding sequence ATGCTTGACCTCAAAAACGTCACAAGATGGTTCGGTGGGCTGCCCGCCTTGCAGGATGTGAGCTTTCGAGTGGAACCCGGACGCGTCACGGCCCTGATCGGTCCCAACGGCGCCGGTAAATCGACCCTGATCAACTGTATCAGCGGGGTGGATAACTGTCAGACGGGCACCATTTTGTTGGAGCATCATTCCATTGAAAAATTGCCGGCGCACCAAATCGCAGCCTTCGGAGTCGCGCGCACCTTTCAGAACCTGAAACTGTTTTCACGCTTGTCCGTGCTGGACAATGTGCTGACCGGGTTGACCGTGGCGGCGGAAAAGTCATTTATTCGATCCATGCTGCGGTTGCCTTCATTGCGCCACCAGGAGCGATCCTTGCGGCTGGCTGCATTTGAAGTGCTGGACACCTTCGGGTTGGGGACAAAAGCCGACTGGCCGGCAGCAGCCCTATCCTACGGCGAAAAAAAACGGGTTGAGTTGGCCCGGGCCTTTGCGGGTGATCCCAGGATAGTTCTTCTGGATGAACCCGTGGCCGGGCTGAACACGGAGGAAACGGCTCAGATCGCGCGCCACATTCGGCAACAGAGAGCGGCCGGCCATACCATGCTGCTGGTGGAACACGACATGGAACTGGTAATGGAGGTAGCCGACAAGGTGGTGGTTCTGGACAGCGGACGCTGCATCGCCCGGGGAACCCCGGCGCAGGTGCGAAGTAATCCCCTGGTATTGGAAGCCTACCTGGGGCGCATGGAGGCGGTTGCCTGA